GCCGCAGCCAAAGGTCTGGAGGGAGACCTTGCATGCCCTGGATTTCCTTGTCTGTATAGACCGTCAGCTTACTGCGGATGCTGCCTATGCAGATATCGTGCTTCCCGGTACGACTCTGTATGAAATAGAATCATATATGATATACGGCCCCGTCTTTCGGATACGGGAAAAGGTTGTTGAGCCGGTGGGAGAGGCCAGGAATGACTTTTTTATCATGGCAGAACTTGCACGCCGTTTAGGCTATGGGTATCTGTATCCTCAAAACGAGGAAGAACTTCTCCGTCATGTTTTAAAAGCGTCAGGATTTACCCTGGAAGATGTACGTGCTAACGGTGGCACAGTACAGGTTCCCACCGTAATGATGCAATACAAAAAATGGGAGAAAGGACTATTGCGGTCCGACGGGAGACCAGGATTTGATACCCCTACAGGGAAATTTGAAATAGCATCCACCATACTTGAAGAGCATGGCTATGATGCGTTACCTGTCTACACGGAACCCCGGGAAGGTCCCCGCTCCCAACCAGAAACGAACAAAAAGTTTCCCCTTATTTTTAATTCAGGATCAAGGGTAACTACGGATTTTCGTTCACAGCACCATGCGATTCCAGGTTTGTATAAGGAACGACCGGAACCGACAGTTACCATAAATACTCATGATGCAAGGGAGCGCGATATTAAGGGTGGTGACCGTGTTACTGTCCAAACAGTACGTGGACAGGTCCCTATGAGGGCGCTTGTTACCGATGATATCATACAGGGTACCATAGATGCAAATATGGGTGGTGGCGGCCCTTTGGGACCAAAGGCGTGGCAGGAGTGTAATATCAATGAGTTGACAGATCTTAAGCGTTACGATCCTATCTCAGGATTTCCTGTTTATAAAGCGCTTTTGTGTGATGTAAGAAAAATCTCTGAGCAGAAGGAATCCGTCAGGATAGATTCAGGCGAGTATGGACCACCATACGCCGAACTTGCCGCGTCTGCAGAAGAGATAAAAGAGAAGAGAAGACGCATTTATTTTGATCATAATGCCACAACACCGCTTGATTCAGAGGTGTTTGAAGTAATGATGAGATCTATGGGAGATTGTTACGGAAACCCTTCAAGCATCTATAAAGAAGGAAAAGACGCTTCTTGTATCCTGGAAGCATCCCGCAGAAGCATTGCACAATTGATTAACTGTACAGCCCGGCGCATTCTCTTTACCGGTAGCGGCTCAGAGGCGAATAACCTGGTGTTAAAAGGTGTTGCATTTTGGAATATAAAAAGGAAGAAAAACCATATCATAACGACACAGATAGAACATCCATCGGTGCTTGCGACGTGTGAGTGGCTGGAGAAAAATGGTATGAGGGTGACCTATCTTACCGTAGACCGTGCGGGAATGGTTAACCCTGAAGATTTGGCTCATGCAATTACTGATAAAACCTGTCTCGTAAGCATAATGACCGCAAACAACGAAACCGGAACAATACAGCCCGTTAAGGAATTTACGCGTATAGCGAGGGAACACGGGGCTTTATTTCATACCGATTGTGTTCAGGGAATAGGAAAGATCCCGATTGATGTGGAAACCCTTGAGGTTGATTTTTTATCGATGTCAGGCCATAAAATACATGGTCCGAAAGGCGCCGGTGCACTCTATATACGAAACGGGGCAAACCTTGAACCCCTTATTCATGGCGGGAAGCAGGAATATGGATTACGGGCAGGGACTGAAAATTTACCAGGAATTGCAGGGTTTGGCAAAGCAGCAGAAATTGCTCTGAAAAATCTTGCACAGATGGATGCGGTAAGAAACATGCGTGACAGA
The genomic region above belongs to Candidatus Jettenia caeni and contains:
- a CDS encoding aminotransferase; amino-acid sequence: MCFKEKLIARERRALCGICPAGCWIVVTYNEEGRIDKVRPDESSGLGIICKLGEYSADIVYSKDRLLYPMRRKGPKGTYEFEKISWDQAYDTIIEKLNRIKADFGPEAAALYTGRGSFELSMCDIYQPKGVAVSSASSVLFPFGSPNTMGVGSLCYVSFAMIAPHITMGGMLINMFSDIENAGLIIVWGANPATDCPPLDLKRILNARERGAEVIIIDPRRTMTAKLTNAEWVPVRSGTDGALALGMCNVLIKEERYDEVFVRDWTRGFDEFSRYVQHFSPEVVEDITGVPAEKIQSLARRISEAHGASPVMYSGLEYNDSGVQAIRATHVLWALAGQLDVPGGRCFSMRENQFPLNRDGHIPNPDLHKTIGRNQFPVYSLYRSESHPMSLPDAVIRGKPYPVRSLIILGASLITAWPQPKVWRETLHALDFLVCIDRQLTADAAYADIVLPGTTLYEIESYMIYGPVFRIREKVVEPVGEARNDFFIMAELARRLGYGYLYPQNEEELLRHVLKASGFTLEDVRANGGTVQVPTVMMQYKKWEKGLLRSDGRPGFDTPTGKFEIASTILEEHGYDALPVYTEPREGPRSQPETNKKFPLIFNSGSRVTTDFRSQHHAIPGLYKERPEPTVTINTHDARERDIKGGDRVTVQTVRGQVPMRALVTDDIIQGTIDANMGGGGPLGPKAWQECNINELTDLKRYDPISGFPVYKALLCDVRKISEQKESVRIDSGEYGPPYAELAASAEEIKEKRRRIYFDHNATTPLDSEVFEVMMRSMGDCYGNPSSIYKEGKDASCILEASRRSIAQLINCTARRILFTGSGSEANNLVLKGVAFWNIKRKKNHIITTQIEHPSVLATCEWLEKNGMRVTYLTVDRAGMVNPEDLAHAITDKTCLVSIMTANNETGTIQPVKEFTRIAREHGALFHTDCVQGIGKIPIDVETLEVDFLSMSGHKIHGPKGAGALYIRNGANLEPLIHGGKQEYGLRAGTENLPGIAGFGKAAEIALKNLAQMDAVRNMRDRLEDGIRELLPGVTLNGHRTERLPNTLNIILPGMRGESIVLTLDQNGVSISSGSACRSGSPKPSHVLIAMGLSEEEAHCSVRFSLGVENSGKEVEATLFLLRKVIRDSKNIVRFIPCR